In Taeniopygia guttata chromosome 7, bTaeGut7.mat, whole genome shotgun sequence, a single window of DNA contains:
- the MAP3K19 gene encoding mitogen-activated protein kinase kinase kinase 19 isoform X1 — protein sequence MSDNKQNKRRNKKGCGSVVAFQNADNIVEKMHQSDKALGKTSQIAPTSRAWPDQQVACLPSKNQIALPRRHHTSLPFSSKKEDMGYGFDFSFLLQTSCPESNISTSFMDLDTFQIIKAQIQQRLTIKMLKARNKTSEFHLAPVTYQPVRKIHLAPLKDVNESINIKNIFNIMNSIPQPIKPVTKFYQYQLDNLLNGLGEKSSELIMATISDKFTPVKDLYYFSINNCDKYPNNKKEEIQSHLKWREADVPIHTEKNQVKFQCSVVCENMDLLTQARFWDQSHSLLGSSNALVSCGMFTAQTAFTVSGYSNASRAGKKQNRAENCCSTGLEEENATELMLDYKPQEDAESANLVLYNQDLDSSYKNEALEDNSVAAVIPRVEVQDPSGKQSDNQVCVSESEIEKEAMSEATSEDQSELVAVAHVTLSEQGPARETHIAEQPATKKGGVCTLPPHVPQKLNGFAYKENDNNKIKMNRNKYSSKSKINKMKVSEDLIASGEVTTKSNAKSQFFPSLEPTKMKSEASMKCQKKTNQGHKGHVPQSTQKIKKQSCSCSCKSSAVLKKHGTSLCLPHAPSASDFVDLNYTDMFKIINSDDQGPGIYEMFGTPVYSRMRDLDQHESRFYKGVYSVPPGRCTCRSTCSKGGESSRVRNTQKKSHSKPKKTIPGAKQKQKDLITKDRRTKLSDSNTEQDNTTASDLDFQTHTLSSTTLFHGNTDQLTVLDKLSQATKQNEIFTNSNLSTIKEVSLEQLLDSQDKSSHQRAAACSQDLLQFSDQDCRECVAPSGSQVTAEQNTCVPQCRGDGGKGWESHQDSKSVNKSELLFSDGLQCQSPTKILDHSCANTPQNCSLANELTQASVIWTKNAKSPSSQTSQNISSWSDTKDVTDELLCCLAKELLMLEEKDINSSRTKNTCSKIQNTQSEEEKNMMNGAGAIINSALEKNCSKAFLASNEENGLLNFDESTKFPRSSLATKDPIIWTRGEVLGKGAYGTVYCGLTSQGQLIAVKQMVLETSDQLTTEKEYQKFHEEVDLLKTLKHANIVTYLGTCLEDNILSIFMEFVPGGSISSILNRFGPLPEVVLRKYTKQILQGVAYLHDNCVVHRDIKGNNVMLMPTGVIKLIDFGCARRLAWASLSGTGSELLRSVHGTPYWMAPEVIADCGYGRKSDIWSVGCTVFEMATGKPPLASMGRVAAMFYIGAHRGLMPALPDRFSSAAVEFVHACLTRDQHQRPSALQLLDHPFVKGQ from the exons ATGTCTGACAACAAACAAAATaagaggagaaacaaaaaag GTTGTGGAAGTGTTGTTGCTTTTCAGAATGCAGACAATATAGTGGAAAAAATGCATCAGTCAGACAAAGCTCTAGGAAAAACGAG CCAAATTGCACCAACATCCAGAGCATGGCCAGACCAACAAGTGGCATGTCTTCCAAGTAAAAATCAGATAGCGTTACCCAGGAGGCATCACACTTCTTTACCTTTCTCCTCAAAGAAAGAGGACATGGGATATGGCTTTGACTTCAGCTTTCTGCTACAGACCTCATGCCCAGAATCTAACATTTCAACATCATTTATGGATTTAGATACTTTCCAGATAATAAAAGCACAAATACAACAAA GGTTAACTATAAAAATGCTAAAAGCCAGGAACAAGACATCTGAG TTTCATTTGGCACCAGTGACATATCAGCCTGTAAGAAAAATTCATCTTGCTCCTCTAAAGGATGTCAATGAAAGCATaaacatcaaaaatattttcaatattatGAACTCTATTCCTCAGCCTATAAAACCAGTTACTAAATTTTATCAGTATCAGTTAGACAACTTATTAAATGGGCTCGGTGAAAAGTCATCAGAATTGATCATGGCCACAATTTCTGATAAGTTCACTCCAGTGAAGGACCTGTACTACTTCAGCATTAACAACTGTGATAAGTACCCCAACAACAAGAAGGAAGAAATCCAAAGCCATTTAAAATGGAGGGAAGCTGATGTACCAATCCACACTGAGAAGAACCAGGTGAAATTCCAGTGTTCAGTGGTTTGTGAGAATATGGATCTTCTGACCCAAGCCAGGTTCTGGGATCAGAGTCATTCTCTCTTGGGCTCAAGCAATGCTCTGGTGAGCTGTGGCATGTTTACAGCCCAGACAGCATTTACAGTGTCCGGCTACAGCAATGCCTCAAGAGCTggcaaaaagcaaaacagagcaGAGAATTGCTGTAGCACTGgtctggaagaagaaaatgctaCAGAGTTGATGCTGGATTATAAACCACAGGAAGATGCTGAGAGTGCCAACCTTGTGCTTTACAATCAGGATTTAGATTCTTCCTATAAAAATGAAGCCTTGGAAGATAATTCTGTAGCTGCAGTAATTCCCAGAGTAGAAGTTCAAGATCCCTCTGGAAAACAGTCAGACAATCAAGTCTGTGTCTCTGAatctgaaatagaaaaagaagcaaTGTCAGAAGCAACTTCAGAGGACCAAAGTGAGCTTGTAGCTGTTGCTCATGTTACACTCTCTGAACAAGGGCCAGCCAGGGAAACACACATTGCTGAACAACCTGCCACAAAAAAGGGTGGGGTCTGTACCCTGCCTCCTCATGTTCCTCAGAAACTCAATGGTTTTGCTTACAAAGAAAATGAcaacaataaaataaagatgaatagaaataaatattcatcaaaatctaaaattaataAGATGAAAGTATCTGAAGACTTAATTGCTTCTGGTGAGGTTACCACAAAATCAAATGCCAAGAGTCAGTTTTTTCCATCTTTGGAACCGACAAAAATGAAATCTGAGGCTTCCATGAAGTGTCAGAAAAAAACTAATCAAGGACACAAAGGCCATGTTCCTCAGAGTAcgcagaaaattaaaaagcaaagttGCTCCTGCAGTTGCAAAAGTTCTGCTGTCTTAAAGAAACATGGTACTTCGCTTTGTCTGCCACATGCACCCTCTGCTTCAGATTTTGTAGATCTGAACTACACTGACATgttcaaaataataaattcagaTGACCAAGGCCCAGGTATTTACGAAATGTTTGGAACTCCTGTCTATTCCCGCATGAGAGACCTTGACCAGCACGAGAGCAGGTTTTATAAAGGTGTTTATTCTGTTCCACCAGGAAGATGTACCTGCAGATCTACCTGCAGTAAAGgaggagaaagcagcagagtCAGAAACACTCAAAAGAAATCACATTCTAAGCCAAAGAAGACCATACCTGGTGctaaacaaaagcagaaagatttAATCACCAAGGACAGAAGGACCAAGTTGAGTGACAGCAACACAGAGCAAGATAACACAACAGCTTCTGACTTGGATTTTCAAACACACACCTTGAGTAGCACAACATTATTTCATGGAAACACCGATCAGCTCACAGTTTTAGACAAGCTTTCACAGGCAACtaagcaaaatgaaatatttacaaattcaAACCTTTCAACTATTAAAGAAGTTTCTTTGGAGCAGTTGTTAGACAGCCAGGATAAATCCAGCCATCAGagggctgctgcctgcagccaggaTCTCCTTCAGTTCAGTGATCAAGACTGCAGAGAATGTGTTGCTCCAAGTGGCAGTCAGGTAACAGCAGAGCAGAACACCTGCGTGCCCCAGTGCAGGGGGGATGGTGGCAAAGGCTGGGAATCACACCAGGACTCCAAGTCTGTCAATAAAAGTGAGTTGCTCTTTTCAGATGGACTGCAATGTCAGTCCCCTACAAAAATATTAGATCACAGTTGTGCAAACACACCTCAAAACTGTAGTTTGGCAAATGAATTGACTCAGGCTTCAGTGATTTGGACAAAAAATGCCAAAAGCCCCAGTTCCCAGACAAGTCAAAACATTTCTTCCTGGTCAGATACTAAGGATGTGACTGATGAGTTGCTTTGTTGCCTGGCCAAAGAATTGCTAATGCTTGAAGAAAAAGACATAAACTCTTCAAGAACAAAAAATACATGTtctaaaatacaaaacacacagagtgaagaagagaagaatATGATGAATGGAGCTGGAGCAATAATAAATAGTGCTCTAGAGAAG AATTGCAGTAAAGCTTTTTTGGCttcaaatgaagaaaatggCCTTCTGAACTTTGATGAATCCACTAAATTCCCAAGAAGCAGTTTAGCTACCAAAGATCCTATCATTTGGACAAGAGGAGAAGTCCTTGGAAAGGGAGCCTATGGCACG GTGTACTGTGGTCTGACAAGCCAGGGACAGTTAATAGCTGTAAAACAGATGGTTTTGGAGACATCAGATCAACTCACTACAGAAAAGGAGTATCAGAAGTTCCATGAGGAAGTTGATCTTTTGAAGACGTTGAAGCATGCAAATATTGTAACTTATTTAGGAACTTGCCTGGAAGACAACATTTTAAGCATATTCATGGAATTTGTTCCTGGTGGCTCCATTTCCAGTATTCTGAATCGCTTCGGCCCGTTGCCAGAAGTTGTCCTGCGTAAATACACCAAGCAAATTCTACAAGGGGTTGCATATTTACACGACAACTGTGTGGTCCACAGAGACATCAAAGGCAATAACGTGATGCTCATGCCCACCGGGGTAATCAAGCTGATTGACTTTGGCTGTGCCCGGCGCCTGGCCTGGGCCAGCCTGAGCGGCACCGGCAGCGAGCTGCTCCGCTCCGTGCACGGCACTCCCTACTGGATGGCTCCGGAGGTCATCGCCGACTGCGGCTACGGCAGGAAATCGGACATCTGGAGCGTCGGCTGCACCG
- the MAP3K19 gene encoding mitogen-activated protein kinase kinase kinase 19 isoform X2, which translates to MHQSDKALGKTSQIAPTSRAWPDQQVACLPSKNQIALPRRHHTSLPFSSKKEDMGYGFDFSFLLQTSCPESNISTSFMDLDTFQIIKAQIQQRLTIKMLKARNKTSEFHLAPVTYQPVRKIHLAPLKDVNESINIKNIFNIMNSIPQPIKPVTKFYQYQLDNLLNGLGEKSSELIMATISDKFTPVKDLYYFSINNCDKYPNNKKEEIQSHLKWREADVPIHTEKNQVKFQCSVVCENMDLLTQARFWDQSHSLLGSSNALVSCGMFTAQTAFTVSGYSNASRAGKKQNRAENCCSTGLEEENATELMLDYKPQEDAESANLVLYNQDLDSSYKNEALEDNSVAAVIPRVEVQDPSGKQSDNQVCVSESEIEKEAMSEATSEDQSELVAVAHVTLSEQGPARETHIAEQPATKKGGVCTLPPHVPQKLNGFAYKENDNNKIKMNRNKYSSKSKINKMKVSEDLIASGEVTTKSNAKSQFFPSLEPTKMKSEASMKCQKKTNQGHKGHVPQSTQKIKKQSCSCSCKSSAVLKKHGTSLCLPHAPSASDFVDLNYTDMFKIINSDDQGPGIYEMFGTPVYSRMRDLDQHESRFYKGVYSVPPGRCTCRSTCSKGGESSRVRNTQKKSHSKPKKTIPGAKQKQKDLITKDRRTKLSDSNTEQDNTTASDLDFQTHTLSSTTLFHGNTDQLTVLDKLSQATKQNEIFTNSNLSTIKEVSLEQLLDSQDKSSHQRAAACSQDLLQFSDQDCRECVAPSGSQVTAEQNTCVPQCRGDGGKGWESHQDSKSVNKSELLFSDGLQCQSPTKILDHSCANTPQNCSLANELTQASVIWTKNAKSPSSQTSQNISSWSDTKDVTDELLCCLAKELLMLEEKDINSSRTKNTCSKIQNTQSEEEKNMMNGAGAIINSALEKNCSKAFLASNEENGLLNFDESTKFPRSSLATKDPIIWTRGEVLGKGAYGTVYCGLTSQGQLIAVKQMVLETSDQLTTEKEYQKFHEEVDLLKTLKHANIVTYLGTCLEDNILSIFMEFVPGGSISSILNRFGPLPEVVLRKYTKQILQGVAYLHDNCVVHRDIKGNNVMLMPTGVIKLIDFGCARRLAWASLSGTGSELLRSVHGTPYWMAPEVIADCGYGRKSDIWSVGCTVFEMATGKPPLASMGRVAAMFYIGAHRGLMPALPDRFSSAAVEFVHACLTRDQHQRPSALQLLDHPFVKGQ; encoded by the exons ATGCATCAGTCAGACAAAGCTCTAGGAAAAACGAG CCAAATTGCACCAACATCCAGAGCATGGCCAGACCAACAAGTGGCATGTCTTCCAAGTAAAAATCAGATAGCGTTACCCAGGAGGCATCACACTTCTTTACCTTTCTCCTCAAAGAAAGAGGACATGGGATATGGCTTTGACTTCAGCTTTCTGCTACAGACCTCATGCCCAGAATCTAACATTTCAACATCATTTATGGATTTAGATACTTTCCAGATAATAAAAGCACAAATACAACAAA GGTTAACTATAAAAATGCTAAAAGCCAGGAACAAGACATCTGAG TTTCATTTGGCACCAGTGACATATCAGCCTGTAAGAAAAATTCATCTTGCTCCTCTAAAGGATGTCAATGAAAGCATaaacatcaaaaatattttcaatattatGAACTCTATTCCTCAGCCTATAAAACCAGTTACTAAATTTTATCAGTATCAGTTAGACAACTTATTAAATGGGCTCGGTGAAAAGTCATCAGAATTGATCATGGCCACAATTTCTGATAAGTTCACTCCAGTGAAGGACCTGTACTACTTCAGCATTAACAACTGTGATAAGTACCCCAACAACAAGAAGGAAGAAATCCAAAGCCATTTAAAATGGAGGGAAGCTGATGTACCAATCCACACTGAGAAGAACCAGGTGAAATTCCAGTGTTCAGTGGTTTGTGAGAATATGGATCTTCTGACCCAAGCCAGGTTCTGGGATCAGAGTCATTCTCTCTTGGGCTCAAGCAATGCTCTGGTGAGCTGTGGCATGTTTACAGCCCAGACAGCATTTACAGTGTCCGGCTACAGCAATGCCTCAAGAGCTggcaaaaagcaaaacagagcaGAGAATTGCTGTAGCACTGgtctggaagaagaaaatgctaCAGAGTTGATGCTGGATTATAAACCACAGGAAGATGCTGAGAGTGCCAACCTTGTGCTTTACAATCAGGATTTAGATTCTTCCTATAAAAATGAAGCCTTGGAAGATAATTCTGTAGCTGCAGTAATTCCCAGAGTAGAAGTTCAAGATCCCTCTGGAAAACAGTCAGACAATCAAGTCTGTGTCTCTGAatctgaaatagaaaaagaagcaaTGTCAGAAGCAACTTCAGAGGACCAAAGTGAGCTTGTAGCTGTTGCTCATGTTACACTCTCTGAACAAGGGCCAGCCAGGGAAACACACATTGCTGAACAACCTGCCACAAAAAAGGGTGGGGTCTGTACCCTGCCTCCTCATGTTCCTCAGAAACTCAATGGTTTTGCTTACAAAGAAAATGAcaacaataaaataaagatgaatagaaataaatattcatcaaaatctaaaattaataAGATGAAAGTATCTGAAGACTTAATTGCTTCTGGTGAGGTTACCACAAAATCAAATGCCAAGAGTCAGTTTTTTCCATCTTTGGAACCGACAAAAATGAAATCTGAGGCTTCCATGAAGTGTCAGAAAAAAACTAATCAAGGACACAAAGGCCATGTTCCTCAGAGTAcgcagaaaattaaaaagcaaagttGCTCCTGCAGTTGCAAAAGTTCTGCTGTCTTAAAGAAACATGGTACTTCGCTTTGTCTGCCACATGCACCCTCTGCTTCAGATTTTGTAGATCTGAACTACACTGACATgttcaaaataataaattcagaTGACCAAGGCCCAGGTATTTACGAAATGTTTGGAACTCCTGTCTATTCCCGCATGAGAGACCTTGACCAGCACGAGAGCAGGTTTTATAAAGGTGTTTATTCTGTTCCACCAGGAAGATGTACCTGCAGATCTACCTGCAGTAAAGgaggagaaagcagcagagtCAGAAACACTCAAAAGAAATCACATTCTAAGCCAAAGAAGACCATACCTGGTGctaaacaaaagcagaaagatttAATCACCAAGGACAGAAGGACCAAGTTGAGTGACAGCAACACAGAGCAAGATAACACAACAGCTTCTGACTTGGATTTTCAAACACACACCTTGAGTAGCACAACATTATTTCATGGAAACACCGATCAGCTCACAGTTTTAGACAAGCTTTCACAGGCAACtaagcaaaatgaaatatttacaaattcaAACCTTTCAACTATTAAAGAAGTTTCTTTGGAGCAGTTGTTAGACAGCCAGGATAAATCCAGCCATCAGagggctgctgcctgcagccaggaTCTCCTTCAGTTCAGTGATCAAGACTGCAGAGAATGTGTTGCTCCAAGTGGCAGTCAGGTAACAGCAGAGCAGAACACCTGCGTGCCCCAGTGCAGGGGGGATGGTGGCAAAGGCTGGGAATCACACCAGGACTCCAAGTCTGTCAATAAAAGTGAGTTGCTCTTTTCAGATGGACTGCAATGTCAGTCCCCTACAAAAATATTAGATCACAGTTGTGCAAACACACCTCAAAACTGTAGTTTGGCAAATGAATTGACTCAGGCTTCAGTGATTTGGACAAAAAATGCCAAAAGCCCCAGTTCCCAGACAAGTCAAAACATTTCTTCCTGGTCAGATACTAAGGATGTGACTGATGAGTTGCTTTGTTGCCTGGCCAAAGAATTGCTAATGCTTGAAGAAAAAGACATAAACTCTTCAAGAACAAAAAATACATGTtctaaaatacaaaacacacagagtgaagaagagaagaatATGATGAATGGAGCTGGAGCAATAATAAATAGTGCTCTAGAGAAG AATTGCAGTAAAGCTTTTTTGGCttcaaatgaagaaaatggCCTTCTGAACTTTGATGAATCCACTAAATTCCCAAGAAGCAGTTTAGCTACCAAAGATCCTATCATTTGGACAAGAGGAGAAGTCCTTGGAAAGGGAGCCTATGGCACG GTGTACTGTGGTCTGACAAGCCAGGGACAGTTAATAGCTGTAAAACAGATGGTTTTGGAGACATCAGATCAACTCACTACAGAAAAGGAGTATCAGAAGTTCCATGAGGAAGTTGATCTTTTGAAGACGTTGAAGCATGCAAATATTGTAACTTATTTAGGAACTTGCCTGGAAGACAACATTTTAAGCATATTCATGGAATTTGTTCCTGGTGGCTCCATTTCCAGTATTCTGAATCGCTTCGGCCCGTTGCCAGAAGTTGTCCTGCGTAAATACACCAAGCAAATTCTACAAGGGGTTGCATATTTACACGACAACTGTGTGGTCCACAGAGACATCAAAGGCAATAACGTGATGCTCATGCCCACCGGGGTAATCAAGCTGATTGACTTTGGCTGTGCCCGGCGCCTGGCCTGGGCCAGCCTGAGCGGCACCGGCAGCGAGCTGCTCCGCTCCGTGCACGGCACTCCCTACTGGATGGCTCCGGAGGTCATCGCCGACTGCGGCTACGGCAGGAAATCGGACATCTGGAGCGTCGGCTGCACCG